The Alteromonas stellipolaris genome includes a region encoding these proteins:
- a CDS encoding BatD family protein: MKAILFTTTLFLLLRSMVVLADVTSVEATIDKNPVMLDEAIRLTVVANGGADRESFDSSILLKDFVVGRTSVSSQTSIVNFDTKKTTTWTTTLFPRKEGTFTIPAISIEGKQSAPMSVNVIPVQQSENVARDYFVTTSIDLKEAYLNQQLFYTIKLHLATNIERGSLQSPTMQNAEIKQLGDDKQYTDIVNGRRYQIIERQFAIVPQASGEFTIRGPVFTAEVAAANTNQRFGLFNRTQQVNRVGPDITVNIKPIPAGIDYPWLPTELARVDEEWPQGDAFVVGEPITRVVTLTALGVVEEQLPEIPEFYPPHFKLYPDQSSTTTVEKDSTLIAQRKSSLAVIPTQAGSFVLPEVTIPWFNTLTEQTEYATIPARTVTVQPATAATSPTQPGFDNQAASSATSVPTNQAGQTESGGELNSEPQSGLANSGEAQAPHYLTWLFAGLWVLTVIAWVVTYVIQRKRKPNYTATTANTVLVANSGDETAAFKSLMASVKASNTAAIAPALQTWLKCLYPHHKGFINPSDHRATSEIQSHLNALQQTRFSQSKSNWKPESMQSAIKKARDTWLKNKKSGKNTLTNLYPST, encoded by the coding sequence ATGAAAGCAATTTTATTCACTACAACCCTTTTCTTACTTTTACGCAGCATGGTTGTGCTGGCAGATGTGACTTCAGTTGAAGCCACTATAGATAAAAATCCGGTAATGCTTGATGAGGCTATTCGGTTAACCGTTGTGGCAAATGGCGGCGCAGACCGTGAGTCTTTTGATAGCTCAATATTATTAAAAGACTTCGTTGTTGGTAGAACGTCGGTGAGCAGTCAAACCTCTATTGTGAACTTCGATACCAAGAAAACCACCACCTGGACTACCACCTTGTTTCCGCGTAAAGAAGGTACCTTCACCATTCCTGCTATTAGTATAGAAGGTAAGCAATCTGCGCCAATGTCGGTGAATGTTATTCCCGTTCAACAATCTGAGAACGTTGCCCGCGATTACTTCGTGACTACTAGTATTGATTTAAAAGAAGCCTATCTAAACCAACAACTTTTCTACACCATAAAATTGCATCTTGCGACAAATATCGAGCGCGGCAGCTTGCAATCGCCCACCATGCAAAATGCAGAAATAAAGCAGTTAGGTGACGATAAGCAATATACCGACATTGTAAACGGTCGCCGTTACCAAATTATCGAACGCCAATTTGCCATCGTGCCCCAAGCATCAGGCGAATTTACCATTAGAGGGCCGGTATTTACTGCTGAAGTGGCTGCCGCTAATACGAATCAACGTTTCGGGTTATTTAATAGAACTCAACAAGTGAACCGTGTTGGACCCGATATTACGGTAAATATCAAACCTATCCCTGCTGGTATTGACTACCCATGGTTACCCACTGAATTGGCGCGGGTTGATGAAGAATGGCCCCAAGGCGATGCCTTTGTAGTCGGTGAACCTATCACTCGTGTGGTAACACTTACCGCACTAGGTGTAGTGGAAGAACAGTTACCAGAAATACCAGAGTTTTATCCTCCTCACTTTAAATTGTATCCAGATCAATCCTCTACCACCACAGTAGAAAAAGACAGCACCTTGATTGCACAGCGTAAGAGCTCGCTGGCGGTAATTCCCACTCAAGCAGGCAGCTTTGTATTACCTGAAGTGACTATCCCTTGGTTTAATACCTTAACCGAGCAAACAGAGTATGCGACTATCCCTGCCCGTACAGTCACTGTTCAACCAGCTACTGCTGCCACGTCGCCCACTCAGCCAGGTTTCGACAATCAAGCGGCGAGTAGCGCAACTTCAGTACCTACTAATCAAGCCGGCCAAACTGAAAGTGGTGGCGAGCTAAATAGTGAACCACAAAGTGGATTAGCTAATAGCGGTGAAGCACAAGCTCCTCATTACTTAACTTGGCTATTTGCAGGTCTCTGGGTACTCACGGTTATCGCTTGGGTAGTGACTTATGTAATTCAAAGAAAGCGAAAACCAAATTATACGGCGACTACCGCCAATACTGTTTTAGTAGCGAATTCAGGTGATGAAACGGCGGCCTTTAAATCATTGATGGCGTCAGTAAAAGCGAGTAATACAGCGGCTATTGCTCCAGCATTACAAACCTGGTTGAAGTGTTTATATCCCCACCACAAAGGTTTTATAAATCCATCCGACCACCGCGCAACTAGCGAGATCCAGTCTCATTTAAATGCATTGCAGCAAACACGGTTTAGCCAGTCGAAAAGCAACTGGAAACCCGAATCAATGCAAAGCGCGATTAAAAAAGCCAGAGATACTTGGTTAAAAAACAAGAAGTCTGGTAAAAATACCTTAACTAATTTGTACCCCTCTACCTAG
- a CDS encoding DUF885 domain-containing protein, with protein MKTPLLSLSPIAIAMLGLMACSPAPETSQTTQQTPPAVETESQTDSARVNAFFERTFEEDLKSSPMFQSYLGIKWDYDKWNDVSEEQKEKDIAKAKNRLETIESFDTTKLSEQEKLSLRLYKLGIERDLANDEFRHHSYVVHQFRAAHTQVPSFLINIHGVKSKEDAQAYISRLDNVSEYFKQVIEQMKLREQAGVFPPAWAYEQMIAASQNVVTGAPFDTSDTPSTIWEDFNTKVDNLELDDVEKTTLLGEAKAALVTSVMPAYKDFIQELEHQKTITPEGDGVWRLPDGDKWYQNRLNWFTTTDLTADEVHQIGLDNVERIHASMRDIMKKVEFEGTLQEFFVFMREDEQFYLPATEAGRQQYLDDATKAIDDMRDALPDYFGILPKAPMVVKRVEAFREQSAGKAFYQSPAQDGSRPGTYYANLYDMSAMPTYQLEALAYHEGIPGHHMQRAIAQELEGVPQFQKFLSFTAYTEGWGLYSEELAKDMGFYQDPYSDFGRLAMELWRACRLVVDTGIHAKKWSREEAVTYLVENTPNPEYDAQKAIERYIAMPGQATAYMIGKLKIMELREKAMTELGDNFDWAGFHDEVLKHGPVPLSILEENINTWIASQKAS; from the coding sequence ATGAAAACACCACTGCTATCGTTATCACCAATTGCTATTGCAATGCTTGGGCTAATGGCATGTTCACCCGCACCTGAAACAAGCCAAACCACTCAACAAACGCCGCCAGCAGTAGAAACTGAAAGCCAAACTGATTCAGCACGAGTTAATGCTTTTTTTGAACGCACTTTCGAAGAAGATCTCAAAAGCTCGCCTATGTTTCAAAGCTACCTAGGCATCAAGTGGGACTATGATAAGTGGAATGATGTTTCTGAAGAGCAAAAAGAAAAAGACATTGCCAAAGCAAAAAATCGCCTTGAAACTATTGAAAGTTTCGATACAACTAAGCTGAGCGAGCAAGAAAAATTAAGCCTTCGTTTATATAAATTGGGTATTGAAAGAGATTTAGCTAACGATGAATTTCGTCATCACAGCTATGTAGTACACCAATTTCGTGCCGCCCATACCCAAGTGCCTAGCTTCTTAATTAATATTCATGGTGTAAAAAGCAAAGAAGACGCACAAGCCTACATTAGCCGTCTAGACAATGTGAGCGAATATTTTAAACAAGTTATCGAGCAGATGAAGCTACGTGAGCAAGCAGGCGTATTTCCCCCTGCTTGGGCTTATGAGCAAATGATTGCTGCATCACAAAATGTGGTTACTGGCGCGCCGTTTGATACCAGTGATACCCCCTCCACTATTTGGGAAGATTTCAATACAAAGGTCGATAACCTTGAGCTTGATGATGTAGAAAAAACCACCCTACTAGGTGAAGCGAAAGCCGCGCTAGTTACGTCTGTAATGCCGGCTTACAAAGACTTTATTCAAGAATTAGAACATCAAAAAACCATTACCCCTGAAGGTGACGGTGTATGGCGCTTGCCTGATGGCGATAAGTGGTATCAAAACCGCTTGAACTGGTTTACTACCACTGATTTGACCGCTGATGAAGTGCATCAGATAGGCTTAGATAATGTTGAACGTATCCATGCTTCTATGCGCGACATTATGAAAAAAGTGGAGTTTGAGGGTACGTTGCAAGAGTTCTTTGTTTTCATGCGTGAAGATGAGCAATTTTATCTTCCAGCAACCGAAGCCGGACGTCAGCAGTACTTAGATGATGCAACCAAAGCCATTGACGACATGCGCGATGCTTTGCCAGATTACTTTGGTATTCTCCCTAAAGCGCCTATGGTAGTTAAGCGTGTTGAGGCGTTCCGTGAGCAATCAGCAGGTAAGGCCTTTTACCAAAGCCCAGCGCAAGATGGCAGCCGCCCTGGTACGTATTACGCGAACCTTTACGACATGAGCGCAATGCCAACTTATCAACTAGAAGCATTGGCGTACCATGAAGGCATTCCTGGCCATCACATGCAGCGCGCCATTGCACAAGAACTTGAAGGTGTACCTCAGTTCCAAAAATTCCTAAGCTTTACCGCGTACACCGAAGGATGGGGGCTATATTCCGAAGAGCTAGCTAAAGACATGGGTTTTTATCAAGACCCATACTCTGACTTTGGCCGACTTGCGATGGAATTGTGGCGCGCATGCCGACTGGTTGTTGATACCGGTATTCATGCTAAAAAGTGGAGCCGTGAAGAAGCGGTGACCTATTTAGTTGAAAACACGCCTAACCCAGAATACGATGCACAAAAAGCAATCGAGCGTTATATCGCCATGCCGGGCCAAGCCACAGCCTACATGATTGGTAAGCTTAAAATTATGGAGCTACGAGAAAAAGCCATGACTGAGCTAGGTGATAACTTTGACTGGGCCGGTTTTCATGATGAAGTGCTTAAACATGGGCCTGTTCCACTTTCAATTTTAGAGGAAAATATTAATACTTGGATAGCCAGTCAGAAAGCTAGCTAG
- a CDS encoding sigma-70 family RNA polymerase sigma factor — protein sequence MFARNRSGSSRVLSNMKAKHKRYEALVNAFHADIFRYAYWLVKDRSVAEDIVQETFLRAWRSLDSLNDEKAAKSWLITILRRENARRFERKQFDTVDIDDVSVHDETQDAEVDVQDRELHRLLGGLSDEYREPLVLQLIFGFSGDEISQQLNLNKNTVMTRLFRARNQLREALERQNEQRGQANG from the coding sequence ATGTTTGCACGAAATAGATCTGGAAGCAGTCGGGTCTTATCCAACATGAAAGCAAAACACAAACGATACGAAGCGCTCGTCAATGCGTTTCATGCAGATATATTTCGCTATGCATACTGGCTGGTTAAAGACCGCTCGGTTGCGGAAGATATTGTGCAAGAAACCTTTTTAAGAGCATGGCGCTCACTCGACTCACTCAACGATGAAAAAGCGGCCAAGTCATGGTTAATTACCATACTGCGCCGTGAAAATGCTCGTCGTTTCGAACGTAAACAATTCGATACTGTCGATATTGATGATGTGTCGGTGCATGATGAAACCCAAGATGCAGAAGTCGATGTACAAGACAGAGAGCTGCATCGTCTATTAGGCGGGTTGAGCGACGAATACCGCGAGCCCCTTGTTTTACAACTTATATTTGGGTTTAGCGGTGATGAAATATCACAGCAACTGAATTTAAATAAAAATACCGTAATGACACGATTATTTCGAGCAAGGAACCAATTGAGAGAGGCATTAGAAAGGCAAAATGAACAGAGAGGTCAGGCAAATGGATGA